The following nucleotide sequence is from Apium graveolens cultivar Ventura chromosome 4, ASM990537v1, whole genome shotgun sequence.
ATTTTATACCAAGATACCCCGTATCCGAACTTATTTTTGCAGGTTTATTTGTGTAGGAATCGTAGTCATACTGGTTTCTAATTGAAAACATTGAGCTTCTTGAAGTAGAAGTGAAGTCCTCTAAATTCATGTTGTTCATTATAGCTTaaagagaagaaaaaaaagagagagtGGAGTTTGAGTGAAGAACCTTAATtgaatatataaataaataaggATGTATAATTGATGGATTTATATTCTTGATTTAGAGTGGAGTATTCTATATGTTATAATTTCATTTTTTCTGGCTTGTATCAAAGTAGGATACAAATATTTCAACACGGGtcaataattttaaatttaatttaagaAAAAACTTGTTTAATATGCTTCTCAACATGCCTTCGTGAACTagttttaattatattttatccCGTCAACCATTTTTGGTGCAGAAAATGACAATATTCTACATATTATAATTTCACGTTTCTGGCTTATTTTAAAGTAGAACATCAATATATTAAGACCCAACAAATTATTGAAAGTAATTAATAATCTTATAACATTTTCTAACTTCCCAAAAATGAAGATCGAAACATCTAAATTAAACCATTTCGAGTTTTCAAAGGAGGGTAAAAGGACAAAAAATATTACGGGTACAAACACTATTTCAATTGGTGTTCCCCATTGGAAAAAAATTCCTTTGGTGAAATCCATTTCAAATGACATTCATacctaaaaaaataaaaatcaactCGCTATACCATTTTTCTTATTTTGAACACAACTATACCATTTTTGTTACTTTTGCTTCATTTTATTCTAGAAAAATGGAATATGACAAGTGTCGTACTCCACAGTTACTAGTTTCAATAAAGAATTGGGATACTAAACATCATCATGTTCCGTTGAAAAACACATTTAGCAACCCTATTTTCAGTGATGTAGTCCACCAAGATTCGAGTAAAGAATATGTCAGAGTCACCAGGCAAAGTGGCCATTAAGATATTTAGATTACGCTGATGTCACTACAGATTATGGCCTCATTCAAAGGTTCACTGTTGTAAGCGTAGGCCAAGGTAGCATTGTCAAATGACAAATGACTTCCCAATGCACTATCTAAATAATATAGGTCATTAATAGACCAGTAAACCTTGAGGGATATCATTCGTAGCGAACTCAAACCTTGATATGTCCTAATTGATAATTCGTATAATAATGCTTCACCtaagatttaaattaaatatttgttCCATTAACATAGGGCTACATTTTTTAACTCAGAATCATGTTCCTCCCGTTATAAATTTGAATAATGTATCACCAGCAAGTacttaaaaataattaacaaCCCAATACAACCTAATTCATCCAAGGAGGCCAATTTTAACGTTCGAAAATCCATTTTCTCATCCTGTTCAGCACAAACTGATATTTTTTTGAGGTATATTTAAAATTGAGTAAATTGCATTTCATGTTCCTTTAATTTTTTCAACTATCACTTTAGTACAACTAGTTTAAGTAATTGCACTTTGCATCTCATGTGTGGTTACTGCACTTTACACCCATTCATTTTGCCGttaatcaaagtctgtctagaagacttccaggaTACTGCTCCTTCCATAATGGTAAATACATATCCACTCACTCCACTAGAACtggatttcttagctatccaacttgcatcactatACCCCTCGAGTATCCATAGAAATATCCGGTAATGCAAtccaagggaaatagttcccttgagatatctaagaactctatccagtgcctcccaatgagtcatttttggacagcttgtatatctagctcACTTAGACACATAATAAGAAATATTTTGTCTAGTCATATTAGCAAGATATtacaaactcccaataatctgagaataccttaaccAAGACACAagaactcctgaactattcttgactatAGTAACTTTTGAATCATATAATGTACCAGCGATTCTATaatttgaataaccatacttctcaagtatagatttctctatataatgagattgtgACAATATTATTCCATCAtttgactgagtcaacttgatcccaagaatcacactagcctcactcatatccttcatttcaaagtgcctcttcaagaaactctttgtctcgttaataatctcaatattggttctgaacaataaaatatcatctacatacaagcacacaatcacacaatcattacctgTAACCTTATAGTAAACAAACTTATAActttaattaaataaaaactTAAACTCTAAAACAGGTTCATCAAACTTTTATGCCACTCTATAGGTTCTTGTTGAAGGTCATAGATGaacttgactagtctacatactttcctttcattaccagaagcaacaaatccctcagtctgatccatataaatctcttcttcaaggtcatcATGTAGAAAAGTTAtattcacatccatttgatggatgataagaccatgtacagaagccaatataataagcattctgattgtcGTCATTCGGGCAacaggagagtatgtatcaaaatagtcaatGCCTTCCCTTTACCTAAAGCCCTTAAAATCTAGCCTATCCTTGTACTTATTAATTGAGCCATCAGAGTTTAGTTTCttcttgaagatccatttacatccaatagtagaacacctaGGAGagagatcaactaactcccatgttccgttagaaacaattgagtcaatttcactctcCACAACGTctttccagtgccttgactccgaagaatccatgACTTGACgaaaagttaaaggctcatccttGATATTATAAGTGATAAAATCACATCtaaagtccttgactacctttgcacgcgTACTCCTTCTCGGTTCCTCTACTTCGTTAGAAGTAGAGCTAGTATCAGGATCCGCCCCCATATTtatcatcttttccacatgatcaagTATAGAACTCGATGTgcgagtgggatcatcctcagaattACCCATAGGTATACCAGTTTTCATAGGGAACACTTCCTCAAATAAAGTTGCTTCatgaaactcaactatcgtattcacCACAATACTATCTGATAACTCTGGTGTGCGGGGCTGCTCCTTCTAATGCCGCGTCTAGACCCTTCTCGTGGCCCTGGTGTAGCTATTATGGGGTGTTTGAAAAATAACACCGGAGGGGGGTTTGAGCCTCGCGGCACCTCCAGTATGAGAATAAGAACTCGCTTTTGAAAGATAAAGATAGATAAGAATGCAAGGTGGTTGTGTATGTGTGTATGAGTGTATATGATAgtgtgattaaccccaaaacctctcctccttgggctatttatagcccaagggtaggaTTTAGAGGTTTGTACCTTTGAATCGTAGTAATCGGTTCTGGGAGTAGAGGACACCTGACTGGAGTGGATGTCTTACACGTGTCTAGGTGGAAATGGATCCGCTGACACGTCCTTGACTATTCTAATGATTGATTAATAAAAGTTATCGTTGTCACGTGTTTGGGCATGAACCTCACGTGATGGGCCTTTCGAGACTTGGGCCGTGGGGAAGCCCGCAGTGAGCGGGACTAGGGTGGCTCTAGATTTGTCCGGTCATGGACCTGGAGGTTTAGACCTGGGCCCATCAGGGGTTTTATATCCCATCATTTatcccccactcccttatgcagattttttGGATGGGGGAGTAAAATAAAATGACTCCAAGGTAAGATGCCAAAAATTGGGCTTTCCTTTCCCCCAGTCCGGTTTTGTGTTGAATAGACCAAGACGGACTAATGAGGTATGTTGTAGATGGCTTGTTGTGAGAATATTGAGCTTCGTTTCCCCCCCAGTCCGGGTTGGGTGTTGACTAGACCAAGCCGGACTAATAGGGTATGTTGTAAATGGCTTATAGTGAGAAAATTAAGCTTCATTGCCCCACAGTCCGGGTTGTGTTAAAGTAGACCATGTGCGACTGATGGGGTATATTGTAGATGGCTTGTTGTGAAAAAATTAAGCTTCCTTGCCCATAGTCCGGGTTGTGTTAAATAGACCAAACCCGACTAATGGGGTATGTTGTATATGGCTTGTAATGAGAAAATTGAGCTTCGTTGCCCCCCAGTCCGGGTTGTATTGAAGTAGAACAAGCCAGACTAATGGGGTATGTTGTAGATGGCTTGTAGTGAGAAAATTGAGCTTCCTTGCCCCCAGTCCGGGTTGTGTTGAAGTAGACCAAGCCGGACTAATGAGGTATGTTACAGATGAATTGTAGTAAAAAAATTGAGCTTCCTTTCCCCCAAGTCCGAGTTGTGTTAAAGTCAGGAGAGCCGGACTGGTGGTAAAATCCTGTGAGTTGAATCGATTGTCACTGTTTTTTCCCTCCTCCATTTGAATTTTTTTACCGTTGTCTCACCTCAGAAATAACCTCGTAATGATGAGTGGTATTTTTTACCGTCTgtatgtctatatatatatattttagtgtaaaaatcGAAAATTGACGGTTTAGATTTTTCCTCGTGGCTCTCCAGTTTCTACCCCCATTATAAAAGGGGTGCGGCCACTGCTCTTTTGTACTTTACCCAACTTTCTCCTCTTACTCAAAATATTTTAGTGCTTTTTGCTTTTGTCTTCTCAGGCCAGTGTTCACGATTTCGGTAGAGCATCTCCTCTCTTCGGGTTCTTTCGCAATTATAGATCTAACAATATCTCTATTTTCGATTTCGTTTATTCATGTTGTATTACTCTATATCTTCATTTTTTATATGATTTGTGTTCATGCTTAGTAGTCAGTTTGATCTTGTTTGTTTTTTGGTTTTTTAATGTTTTTGTGTCTAAGGTGCAAAGTTTATGTGTATAGTTTACAAATTTTTGGTTTTGATTGTGGTAATCATGTTTGTTTTTGAGTTTCGGTTCCTAAAATTTGATGTTCATTGTTCAATGTTCATGGAAggaatgtatgtatatatacgtAGTTTGATCCCGTTTTGGTTTTTGGTTATTCTCGTAAAGTGTTTTTGTGCCTAGGGTTTTGTACCGGGGTCCGGACCTATGGAGGTGGTCCGGACCTAAGCGTGCTATGTAGTTACGTTTGGCTTGTATATATGGTTCGGGTCTTGGTGTATATTTTGTGTTATTTTATTGTTTTGTGAGTTTGTGGATATGAGATGTGCCACTGACCCGGACTAGTAATAGGTTATAATTAAAATTGGAAGTAGCATAGTCCGGACCATATTAGCTACAATGTAAAATTTTGTAGCGATGTAGACTAACCCGGCTCTTTAATTTTAGGTTTACGGTCCGGACTAAGGTTCTTGTCAAGGTTACTTATCTTGTTATCCCAGATCTTCTGATACTGGTCCGGCTGAGTCTGACTCTAACATGATCCGGGTAGAGATGGAAAACGGGCCTCGACTTTGGACTCCAATGTTGTTAGGAAGCCGGAGATTAACAAACTCTCTGCTAGGAAGATTCCTTGTACCCCCGAGGGTTATTGGATAGATGTCCCGAATCACTTTATAACAAAGAGTGAAAAGGTGGACAATAGCTTGTATTATAGAAGTATTAGCTCCTGTTATGCTAAACAATCGGATAGTCGTCCTGGGCGATATGATGAGGTTGAGTTTGATTAGAAGTTTGCCGGGATGATCGTTGCTAAGGAGCCATATGCCCTGAAGGATGAGTACGCGACTCTGGATCATGCTTCTCAAGATCAGTCGATCCGGGTGGCTTTTCAGTTGGACGACATATGGCTTCATTCCTATGTGGCTTAAGCACTTGAGGTCCGAGTGGAATCCTCGTTGGCACCTATTCCTTAAGCATTTGTGTAAGTATGTTTATAGGTTAAATCCCATGCAAATAACACCCAAGGGGATTAAGTGAATGTCCTGGTTTATATCCTGCTGCAATGTCTTTGAAGTTCATCCTACCCTTAAGTTTTGGCACAAACTTTTTTGTTTAGTTAAGTCCAGCCATAAACCTCTGTACGAGGTACGTTTCCGGGCCACTAAGTGCGGGCATGGTTTAGGCTTTAGGCCCGTTATTCGACAATCATTTTTGAAGCATTGGAATGGAGAGATGATCTTGCTAAAGGGTTTAGATTTGTATTATATGCCTTAAATCAATATGAAAGGTATTGAAACGCGATTCCATTGTGCAGTTTTGGAGGGTGAAGCCCTTCAACTGGTTTGACTTTTGTGAGTGTCTCAGGTTCTAATTGACCCGGGATACGTTTATGAATCATAAAAAGATGCATGAACTTGATTATAAGTATAAGTTCTTACTCCAGACTCTTCCTTGTTGTTCCTGTTTACTTGCTCCCGGGTTTACATGTGTTTTTATTCTTTTGATCATGCTTCTTCTGTTATTTTCTCAGGTCTTCCTTATTATAATCCGGCAATGTCTGCTTTGGCTTATAGCGATGCTCTTCTCGGGTTGGGCACTGCTTTCAAGTAGAGGAATAAGGTGTTTGTTTCCGGCTCCGGGTCCCAGCCACACCCGGAGGAGGGCTCTCAGAGTAATAATGTTTCTAAGCCGGACTCTCCAGAAGAAAATCAGAGGTTCGACACTCTTATTGACGTCGAAGATATGGATGAGTTTGAAAAGCTTGATGAGATTGAGCCTCTGGGGAAAGTTCCCGAGGTCGAGGAGACAGGGAGAAATAAACATCCTTGAACTGTGTGATCTAAGCCTCCCCTGCCGGGTTAGTCCCATTCTGTTACTTTTGCTGAATCGGCACCCAAGAAAGGGAAGGGATTGTAACAGGAGGCTCCGGGAAAGAAAGCTTTTGGACTGGGTGAAAGAATTGCCGGATTCATGGCTGAAATTCCTTCTGAATCCGAAAGGCGAGAGATGAATAGAGCCAGGTTTGATGCTGTTATGAAAGACTGTACTAGACCCTGGAACCATGTATTATTCTTTCTTGTTATTTGTTTTTTTCCTTATCCTTTTCTTTGACTTGTTCTTTATTCTATTACCTTTTCTTTTTAGCTTGGTGCTTCCATGGCCGGGCGGCCACTATCTCTTACTCCAAGCTGAAGCATGTCTGGGAAGCTGTTGTCGAGAAAGATAAGGAGCTGGTGGAGTTGAAGGCTGAGCTTGTTGGTAAAGATGTTGCTCTTTTTTGCTTAAACAAGCATTTAAATATTGTGATAACCGGGGACGAGACCGCCCAGAAAAAAGTCGGGGATCTGAAGTCCGAGGTTGCCGAGCTCCGAAAACAGTTGGCGGAGTGGAAGCCTGAGGCCAAGGTAATTCAGGCTTATAAAAATTTTGAAGAGTATGATAAGGCGATTGCCAAGGCCGATGCTCCAGAAGTTGCTCTTTGCTAGGTTCTGACTGAGAAACATGTCAAAACTAACCTGGAGGCCGACTAGGACAACTTTTGTCAGGAATTCATAAAGGCTAAACAAGACTCGAGGCTGGACTTAGAGAGCTGAAGCCCTTTGATGGTCCTTTCCCAAGCTTTCTTCCCGAGAATCCTGCTCTAGATGCTTAGTCACATATTTTTTTACCTTTCTAATTATGAATTCTTGTCCCCGATTGGTTCTTTGTTGTGTAAACTCTCTATTTCTCATTTGTACTGTTGCTATACTTTATATTCGGTCATGTGTTGACCCGGGTTTGGTCGTAGATTTAATTGTTTTGTTATTTATTGTTGTTATTTGCCTTAGAAAAATGTTTCTAAGTATGAATAATGCTTTAAATCCAGGTTCAAGCTTGGCGCCGGATTAGAGTTGCTTTTgtcataaaaaaatatttataaggaAAGATAATACTTCTAGTCCAAGTTCAAGCGTTATCCTAGACTAGAGTTAATTTTTGCCTTAGATAAATCTTTTTGTTAGAAGAATAATATCTCCAGTCCGGGTTCAAGCATGGTTCCGGGTTAGAGTTTCTTCTTGCCTTAGAACAATATTTCTACGTAAGAATAATGCTTCTTGCCCGGGTTCAAGCATGTCTTCAGGTTAGAGTTAGGTTTTTTGCCTTAAGAAAAATATTTCTAAGTAGAAATAATGCTTCTAGTCCCAGTTTAAGCATGGTCTCGGACTAAGTTTGCTtttgacttagaaaaatattttctatGTAAAATAATGCTTCTAGTCTGGGTTCAAGCATGACCCCGGACTAGGGTTATTTTTTgtcttagaaaaatatttttaaggaAAAATATAACGTCTAGTTCGGGTTCAAACTTGTCCCCAGGCGAAGTCAGCTTTTTGCCTTAGAAAAGTTTTTTGCCTTAGCTTTAGACCCGGGTTCAAACATGGTCCCAGGTTAGAGTTGGAGTTTTTGACTTAAAATATATTTCTAAGTAAAAATAATGTTTTAAACCCGGGTTCATGCATGGCCCCGGGCCAGTGTTGgctttttgccttagaaaaatatTTCTAAGTAAAAATAATGTTTCAAACCCAGTTTCATGCATGGCCCCTGGCCAGGATTGACTTTTttccttaaaaaatatttttatgtaAGAATAATGCTTCTACCCCGGGTTCAAGCATGGCCCCAGGTTAGAGTTGGCTTGTTgtcttagaaaaatatttctaAGAATGCTTCTAACCCGGGTTCAAGCATGGACTCGGGCCAGAGTTAGCTTTTTGCCTTAGAAAAGTATTTCTAAGTACGCTTTTGTGCTTGTTGGCTGTTTCCCTGGTAAATTAGCACCGGGTCTTTTATGGATGCTTTAAAATAGTTGCTAAGTAAAAATGAGAAATATTTTTCATTAACTTGGAATTTGCTTCATACTAGATATTGAATCATACAGTGGTTGCTTGCCATAGGTTACAAATTTTTGGTTGTTTTGCTTTTTATCACTAGTAAAACTTTTGAAGCCTGGGCCCATGCCAGGTGTTAGGGACCTCAGATTCATCCATATTCATTAGCTTGTAAGTTCCTGGATCTTAAGACTTCTTTCACCTTGTATGGCCCCTCCCACTTAGGCATCATCTTTCCAATGTTGTGGGATCTGAGGCTTCTGTGTCTCGAAGTACCAGGTCTCCAACTTTAAAGTTTCTGACCCTGGACCTCTTGCTGAAGTGCTCCTTTGTCCTTTCATTGTACTTTTCCATCCTTGCTATAGCTTGGTCCCGGACTTCATCAATGAGTTTTATATTTATCATGAGCCCCTCCTCATTATctatttcatcaaaatttatttcTCGGTGAGAAGGGGATCCCGCCTTGATTGGCAGCATTGCTTCTGTTCCATAAGCGAACTTGTAGTGGGTTTCTTCTATGCTTGTCCTGGGACTGGTCCTGTATGCCCATTGTATATTTGGAAACTCTTCTGGACATTTGCTCTTGCTTTCTTGAAGTCTCTTCTCGATGCCCCGGTGGAGCATTCTGTTTGTGACTTCTACTTGTCCATTTCTATGAGGGTATGCTACCGATGACTTTTTGTGTTTGATTCCTCACTCTTGGAGATAGGATTTGAATTCTGATCCGGAGAACTGTGGTCCATTGTCTAATACCAGGACACTCGGGATCCCAAACCGTATCAAAATATTATCCATGAATTTTATGCAGTCTTGCTGGTTGATGGTCCTTATTGCCTTTGCTTCCACCCATTTGGTCATGTAGTCGATTGAAACTAAAAGGTATCCCATGTCTCCTCTAGCTCTGGAATTGGTCCCATGATATCTATCCCCCAAACAACTATTGGTATTGGAGATAGGACTGAAGAGTGTAGGATTGGGCTGAGCTAAGACACATTACTGAAGAGTTGGCATTGCTTGTATTTTTTCACGAACTCAACAACATCTTGGTGAATGGTGGGTCAGTAATAACCTTGCCTTATTATTTTGTGATCCAGGGCCTTCGCAGACATATGATCTCCGCATATTCCTTCATGAACTTCCATTAAACAATAATTAGCCTCCACTGGGCCGACATATTTCAAGATATGGTAGGAGAAGGTCCGAAAATAGAGTAGTTCTTCTTCAAGAAAGAACTTGGCTACATTAGCTTTTAGTCTTTGAGCCTTTCCCAAATCCATAGAGTGGGTCCTCCCGGCATTCATTTGAGCGGACGCTCCCCAACTTCATTTGATCCACATTATGATTAAATAGAATATTAACCAAGGAGCCATTATCTATAACCATCCTCATCACTTCGTTGTCAAAAATATCCAGAGTTACTACCAAGGCCTAATTGTGATTAGGATCGACTAATTCATAATCTTTGTTACTGAAAGAGATTATCATATCCGGGAATGACTGAATAGAGAGGACctgttgagaattggctaagtcaAGAATCAGGATCTATctaacaatcaggatatgatcaactgctgatcaggctatccgttgagaatgacttggatgataagtcaggactgcgagataaatcagaaggtgctgatttataggatcatagttgatttagatatgtatagaaagtgttagaattatactgtaacatatcttgtaattgatagaggactgattgtagttgtgtagtatataaacaaagAATAGGTTATTACAATGTGATAAGAGCAATACTCGAGAgtattcgcataacctagaaaCTCTTAAGAATATTAtccttgagagagttttgtaacagtttattagagatcaatataaactgttatttgattcattcgttcttactttactttcatgatacatcgatttatttagtaattgtatccaacccccttaaacaattactttactgggaaacaagtggtatcatagcggttaaattaactgttaatttgcaaaggtcaagatgtttggaagtaagtatgaaagcatgaaaattcccatcctgaaaaaagctgattactctacatggagagtaagGATGTTGATGTTCCTTGAAGCCATTGATGATTCATATATTGCTATCATCAAAACAGGACCTCCATACCCTATGGAAAAGATCAAAGTGGTCAGATCCTGAAAAGCTGCAATGCTTAAGGATGCTAAAGTCAGGAATATTATGCATAACAGTTTGGACAATGTGATGTCAAATATAGTTATTAcctgcaagactgtaaaggagaaATGGGACACCTTAGAGATACGGTGCCAAGGTACAATGGCAATAAATAAGAACATAAGAGTTGGTCTTatgcaagaatatgagcaatttgatACCAAGGCTGATGAGTCAATTACTGATATATATGATAGATTCTTGACACtgttgaatgatctatcattggttgAAAAATAATATGAAAGAGAAGACTCAAACACCAAATTTCTGAAAGCTCTTCTAGAAGATTAGGATACCCAAACCTCAATAACCAAACATCAATATGATCTCGATTTTCTGACTggatgctgaaaactcatgacATGGATATCCAGCAAAGAAAGAATAGAAAAAGTCAGAAGATAACGGCTGTGGCTCTTAACGATGAGACacaaaagggaaaggaaaagatGAGTGAGAGGTCAAGGAGAAGGAACATTATGGAAGAGTTAGATACTGATGATGTATTAGATCCTGATACAGATACTGACGAGGCATCTGAGATTGATATGGATGATCCTCAAGTGGTTGAAATGCATGCAATGCTTGTGAAAGGCTTCAGAAGAATGAGATTTGCAAAACCACAGAGAAAAGGTGGGTTTAACAGAAGGTTCTCTGATGAAGGCAAAGGCAGGTTCAAGAAGAGTGATGGTCAGTACCCCAAGGGAAGGAAGTTTGACAAGACTAAGGTGACATGTTACAACTGTAATGAAAGGGGACATCTGGCTACCGAGTGCCCCAAGACAACTGGAAAGGATTTGGTAACAACAAACTTCAACACAGACTCGATGGATTCATTAGAAACTAACAATAATGAAGAATACTATGCACTCATGGAAACTCATGGAGAGAATGCCTCAAgaactgataaggtaccttcaGTTATATTTCCTGTTGATATTGATAATTTATCCGAACTGAAAACTTTCTTATAATCTTTGCATGTTACTTTTAAAAGTAAGACTATTGAATGTGATAGTTTGATTGCTGATAATAAGAGGCTTAGATAAAGAAATGATTTCTGAGAAGCTGAGTTAGTTTGCATGCATGAGAATGAAAAAGCATGTAAGAAGGCACAATATAATGGAACTCAGATAAACATCAGGTATGCCAGACTAGAGAAAGTTCTAGAAAAGAAAAGAGATGTGTTTAAAATATGGGTGACCTCAGGAAAGAAAATTCATGATTTCTTCAGTGATAAAAATAGGAAAGAATGTCTCGGTTATAACAAATTTATAGATAGGAATATCAATAAATCCATCAATAAAACTACTCCAGTTAAATTTTTTGAAACTGATGAAAGAGGAGTGGATTCTGTGTAGGAATTTGGTttaacttctaaaaataatatTGAAGAGAAAGCTGAACCTAGAGAgctaaaaagaaagaagatcttaaaatgcaagaaaagaaaagtaaAAATATAGGACCTCTCTAAGAGTTAGTTAAACAAGAAAATTTTTGAGGTAACTGCTAAGACTCCAAAACCTAGGTCTaagagaggtagaaatggaaaacaaggaatatgttaggtcacacacacactgtagagggggtgaatacagtgtatagtacaatcaaatcgaactttaataactcaagtaacagaaaacaaactttattgaaacaataaactctgttacaatatggaactgttctctctcagtgatgaacaaatatcacgagagctgctagggttacaatgaataatcttctcgattgtgataacacttatagtgtaaaccctatgtctgtgtttatataatacacagttacaagataatcgctaattgatatggaatataattctgcttcctaaaatatatcaatcagatatcttttcttccaagtattctattcttcatagaattccttcttcatgcatatctcttcttatgtttgtctcgatcttctttcctttaaccagctgccttccttatctgaacgtccttcagtacttaagttctgatatccatcttctgatgattatctcctgataatataagtactgatatccttaagtcctgacttccagtaagtactgatttatccagtttaagtaagatctgaaaactaaacataaatcacattagccatgacattatcaaatatatctaacaatctcccccaacttataaattagcataatatacaagtttaacagatatttaatgatgtcaaaaacattaagtacaaatgcatgagaatttaactagataactacaacttacagtccttaaagctttaccaatctttaacttctgataacaacttcagtctgtattcatatcagaatttaagcagttgtagatcttgacttggcttcatcttctgatctctctgatgtcaggagttg
It contains:
- the LOC141719521 gene encoding uncharacterized protein LOC141719521 — translated: MLHRGIEKRLQESKSKCPEEFPNIQWAYRTSPRTSIEETHYKFAYGTEAMLPIKAGSPSHREINFDEIDNEEGLMINIKLIDEVRDQAIARMEKYNERTKEHFSKRSRVRNFKVGDLVLRDTEASDPTTLER